The Linepithema humile isolate Giens D197 chromosome 2, Lhum_UNIL_v1.0, whole genome shotgun sequence genome has a segment encoding these proteins:
- the LOC105667864 gene encoding VWFA and cache domain-containing protein 1 isoform X2 encodes MIINIRRLSNRNSAGMAVNMILYLSLALSILTNFYVIANDDVNATIKCQFSKPMRKQVPAEPLNGMCLRDAVVHLSKTLQSIVDKELGVSVFQKMINKMEFIHTLSDMDMRLNSLVDKFNNKLRSYDDILKQSYNAIYPILSKKQDYSAYSSQMVNLDITQNRVTDICTEIMTALTTVLRNQEWKNLHILPINQPSTLCGPPTLAHNIGPLLLSQYCPEKNVILLLDHGASISESELALAQMATKSIIDMLSETDNVTVVGLANIAPLFCKDGLLKATDINKFQLARHIDGLTRTDSNQTTNVNFKKLTQNLRGEVIIIHITNKFKNTSNVQRILDVILEEHKAYLKTILIASNDHLYNNIKEFLNSDNIITLPTQNVLGYEIGKLFSCLQCPDQHKKDYYISDSYFEPYNKAMTLSIGQITSTALLSLDIKLRDFLADITYYKASPHINIILFDNKGVVWMHKNFPRVEMIIEQPLKVHLQDIENIDTRTVMKMINENKGDINVKTKLGEQRRYRWRHLIYEDLIICFVSTTSREENITSISRATLSTNILHHRLDLIHQNIIDKDTLCIYRNRIITLSTGVVYLSPWCFQSPMEQLKLLETGSSMTVQSYMAYLKDLTGLLANPGLHSSVKPDVAMLAQLLEYFKNQHTESSLNKFIIKRYVVTAITGVLEIFPGMVLDSGFDPKRRMWYGKALEHPDKVILTPPYLDATGSGYVVTLSKIAGYFIKDQRSSDHAFAIVSMDVTMGYVMRLLLEMFPFCNETTVKCFLMDDKGYLVTHPALLEASGKIEQQHLTHKELLVANDILNHGLFVKKKVCANHLDGTIQRYYQFNTSLDEVLTNIAHGEHCVRYQVAAVPGTNVFLGVVNVTTQCNQLRAFCPCSTMDHSCLNCKSMEQTGCECPCECSLYSSSCTQQNTDNLKSCAPLYEQGSSLQTPWIQPTNLKSCPSIDCKSYTTKRDCLGIADCQWCHIDTDGETPLQHPFCSDVSVCFKGIFGSLIPFNDDSQSMDEIAAQEWPSVGPVAGGILALVLFLVGVLFCYRLRSMHSGLEHQCLHLRTSPDTLRMTHVDGDPDPAELDQTKNNLDCLVRDNLAPISPYRVSSNYRRPPGGDSDHGYSTMTPHDDSEQQTIASEPLLVVGNNVESDLNKQSGIGVPSPITYLGSPHHVLAPVTVHRDMETNYC; translated from the exons atgattataaatatacgcCGTCTAAGTAACCGCAACTCTGCCGGAATGGCTGTAAACATGATTTTGTACTTAAGTCTAGCGTTGTCGATACTGACGAATTTTTACGTAATCGCTAACGATGATGTTAATGCAACTATCAAGTGCCAATTCAGCAAACCTATGCGCAAACAGGTACCAGCAGAACCTTTGAACGGCATGTGCCTGCGAGATGCCGTCGTGCACTTGTCCAAGACACTGCAATCCATCGTCGACAAGGAGCTCGGTGTGTCTGTATTCcagaaaatgattaataagatGGAATTTATACATACTTTAAGCGACATGGATATGAGACTGAACTCATTAGTTGATAAATTCAACAATAAATTAAGATCGTACGATGATATTCTTAAGCAGAGTTACAACGCCATATATCCTATCCTGTCCAAGAAACAGGATTACTCTGCTTATTCTAGTCAAATGGTCAATTTGGACATTACACAGAACAGAGTTACAGATATATGCACTGAGATTATGAcag cacTTACAACAGTTTTAAGAAATCAAGAGTGGAAAAACTTGCATATATTACCTATAAACCAACCAAGCACATTGTGTGGACCACCTACATTGGCTCACAATATTGGCCCACTTTTGTTATCTCAATATTGTCCCGAGAAGAATGTCATTTTACTTTTGGATCATGGTGCATCTATATCCGAGTCTGAGCTTGCCTTGGCTCAAATGGCAACTAAAAGTATCATAGATATGCTATCTGAGACAGATAATGTTACTGTCGTTGGCCTTGCCAACATCGCTCCTCTGTTTTGTAAAGATGGCTTATTAAAGGCGacagatattaataaatttcaattagcaCGTCATATCGATGGCTTAACTAGAACAG atTCAAATCAAACGACAAatgtcaattttaaaaaattaacacagAATCTAAGAGGTGAAGtgattattatacatattaccaataaatttaaaaatacatcaaaCGTGCAAAGAATTCTTGATGTTATTTTAGAGGAGCATAAAGCTTATCTCAAAACTATACTTATTGCTTCAA aTGACCATTTGTACAACAATATTAAAGAGTTTTTAAACAGTGACAATATTATAACTCTCCCAACGCAAAATGTCTTGGGATATGAGataggaaaattattttcttgcttGCAATGTCCTGATCAGcacaaaaaagattattacatATCAGACTCATATTTTGAGCCATATAATAAGGCAATGACACTGTCTATTGGCCAGATCACAAGTACCGCTCTATTGTCCTTAGACATAAAATTGCGTGATTTCCTTGCcgatataacatattataagGCCAGTCcacacataaatattatactctTCGACAACAAAGGTGTCGTTTggatgcataaaaattttcccaGGGTTGAGATGATAATTGAGCAACCTCTCAAAGTGCATTTacaagatattgaaaatatagacaCTCGGACAGtaatgaaaatgataaatgagAATAAAGGAGACATAAATGTGAAAACAAAATTGGGTGAGCAG agACGATACAGATGGagacatttaatttatgaagaCTTAATAATCTGTTTTGTGTCCACAACTTCACGTGAGGAGAATATAACGTCTATTTCAAGGGCCACGCTTTCGACGAACATATTGCACCATCGCCTCGATCttatacatcaaaatattattgataaagaCACACTTTGCATCTATAGGAACAGGATTATAACTTtgt caacgGGAGTAGTTTATTTGTCACCATGGTGCTTTCAATCTCCAATGGAACAACTGAAATTATTGGAGACTGGTTCATCGATGACTGTACAGAGTTACATGGCGTACTTAAAAGACTTGACGGGTCTCTTGGCCAATCCTGGTTTGCATTCATCTGTAAAACCAGATGTAGCGATGTTGGCGCAActtttggaatattttaagAACCAACATACCGAGAGTtcgttaaacaaatttataataaaaag ATATGTCGTAACTGCAATCACCGGTGTACTGGAGATATTTCCAGGAATGGTATTGGATTCTGGATTTGATCCCAAGAGACGAATGTGGTACGGGAAAGCGCTGGAGCATCCTGATAAAGTAATCTTGACTCCTCCATACTTGGACGCAACTGGATCAGGCTATGTGGTCACTTTGAGTAAAATCGCTGgatatttcataaaagatCAAAGAAGTTCAGATCACGCTTTTGCCATCGTATCTATGGACGTAACGATGGGTTACGTCATGAGACTGCTGTTGGAAATGTTTCCGTTCTGTAACGAAACAACAGTAAAATGCTTTTTGATGGATGACAAAGGTTATTTAGTGACTCATCCGGCATTATTGGAGGCGTCAGGCAAGATTGAGCAACAACATTTAACACACAAAGAGCTTTTAGTGGCCAATGATATATTGAACCACGGATTATTCGTAAAAAAGAAAGTGTGCGCCAATCACTTGGACGGTACTATACAAAGATACTATCAATTTAACACGTCGCTCGACGAGGTGCTCACTAATATAGCACACGGTGAGCACTGTGTCAGATATCAGGTAGCTGCTGTGCCAGGCACCAATGTGTTCCTTGGTGTCGTCAACGTGACGACTCAATGCAATCAGCTTAGAGCCTTTTGTCCGTGCAGTACG atgGATCATTCGTGCTTGAATTGCAAGAGCATGGAACAAACCGGTTGCGAATGTCCTTGCGAATGCTCTTTGTACTCTTCCAGCTGCACACAGCAGAATACCGACAATCTAAAATCTTGCGCGCCTCTGTACGAGCAGGGGTCGAGTCTGCAAACGCCGTGGATACAACCGACGAACTTAAAATCATGCCCGTCTATCGATTGCAAATCGTACACGACGAAGAgagattgtttaggcatcgcAGATTGTCAATGGTGTCACATCGACACCGACGGGGAGACACCTTTGCAACATCCGTTCTGTTCCGACGTGTCCGTGTGCTTCAAGGGAATCTTCGGATCTTTGATACCTTTCAATGACG ATTCACAATCGATGGACGAAATTGCGGCACAAGAGTGGCCGTCGGTTGGACCAGTGGCCGGTGGAATCCTCGCGTTGGTTTTATTCCTAGTCGGCGTTCTATTCTGCTACAGATTACGATCGATGCATTCAGGCTTGGAGCATCAGTGTTTGCATCTCCGTACTTCGCCCGACACGTTGCGTATGACGCACGTCGACGGTGATCCGGATCCAGCCGAGCTGGATCAAACGAAAAACAATTTGGATTGCCTCGTGAGAGACAATCTCGCGCCCATATCTCCGTATAGGGTATCCAGCAACTACAGAAGACCGCCCGGTGGGGATAGTGATCACGGATACAGCACGATGACGCCCCACGACGACTCCGAGCAGCAGACAATCGCTTCCGAGCCTCTGCTAGTCGTCGGCAATAATGTCGAGTCGGATTTAAACAAACAATCCGGCATTGGAGTGCCTTCTCCCATAACGTACTTAGGATCGCCGCATCATGTCTTAGCGCCTGTGACTGTCCATCGCGATATGGAAACGAATTACTGTTAG
- the LOC105667864 gene encoding VWFA and cache domain-containing protein 1 isoform X1: MIINIRRLSNRNSAGMAVNMILYLSLALSILTNFYVIANDDVNATIKCQFSKPMRKQVPAEPLNGMCLRDAVVHLSKTLQSIVDKELGVSVFQKMINKMEFIHTLSDMDMRLNSLVDKFNNKLRSYDDILKQSYNAIYPILSKKQDYSAYSSQMVNLDITQNRVTDICTEIMTALTTVLRNQEWKNLHILPINQPSTLCGPPTLAHNIGPLLLSQYCPEKNVILLLDHGASISESELALAQMATKSIIDMLSETDNVTVVGLANIAPLFCKDGLLKATDINKFQLARHIDGLTRTDSNQTTNVNFKKLTQNLRGEVIIIHITNKFKNTSNVQRILDVILEEHKAYLKTILIASNDHLYNNIKEFLNSDNIITLPTQNVLGYEIGKLFSCLQCPDQHKKDYYISDSYFEPYNKAMTLSIGQITSTALLSLDIKLRDFLADITYYKASPHINIILFDNKGVVWMHKNFPRVEMIIEQPLKVHLQDIENIDTRTVMKMINENKGDINVKTKLGEQRRYRWRHLIYEDLIICFVSTTSREENITSISRATLSTNILHHRLDLIHQNIIDKDTLCIYRNRIITLSTGVVYLSPWCFQSPMEQLKLLETGSSMTVQSYMAYLKDLTGLLANPGLHSSVKPDVAMLAQLLEYFKNQHTESSLNKFIIKRYVVTAITGVLEIFPGMVLDSGFDPKRRMWYGKALEHPDKVILTPPYLDATGSGYVVTLSKIAGYFIKDQRSSDHAFAIVSMDVTMGYVMRLLLEMFPFCNETTVKCFLMDDKGYLVTHPALLEASGKIEQQHLTHKELLVANDILNHGLFVKKKVCANHLDGTIQRYYQFNTSLDEVLTNIAHGEHCVRYQVAAVPGTNVFLGVVNVTTQCNQLRAFCPCSTMDHSCLNCKSMEQTGCECPCECSLYSSSCTQQNTDNLKSCAPLYEQGSSLQTPWIQPTNLKSCPSIDCKSYTTKRDCLGIADCQWCHIDTDGETPLQHPFCSDVSVCFKGIFGSLIPFNDGSYNSQSMDEIAAQEWPSVGPVAGGILALVLFLVGVLFCYRLRSMHSGLEHQCLHLRTSPDTLRMTHVDGDPDPAELDQTKNNLDCLVRDNLAPISPYRVSSNYRRPPGGDSDHGYSTMTPHDDSEQQTIASEPLLVVGNNVESDLNKQSGIGVPSPITYLGSPHHVLAPVTVHRDMETNYC, from the exons atgattataaatatacgcCGTCTAAGTAACCGCAACTCTGCCGGAATGGCTGTAAACATGATTTTGTACTTAAGTCTAGCGTTGTCGATACTGACGAATTTTTACGTAATCGCTAACGATGATGTTAATGCAACTATCAAGTGCCAATTCAGCAAACCTATGCGCAAACAGGTACCAGCAGAACCTTTGAACGGCATGTGCCTGCGAGATGCCGTCGTGCACTTGTCCAAGACACTGCAATCCATCGTCGACAAGGAGCTCGGTGTGTCTGTATTCcagaaaatgattaataagatGGAATTTATACATACTTTAAGCGACATGGATATGAGACTGAACTCATTAGTTGATAAATTCAACAATAAATTAAGATCGTACGATGATATTCTTAAGCAGAGTTACAACGCCATATATCCTATCCTGTCCAAGAAACAGGATTACTCTGCTTATTCTAGTCAAATGGTCAATTTGGACATTACACAGAACAGAGTTACAGATATATGCACTGAGATTATGAcag cacTTACAACAGTTTTAAGAAATCAAGAGTGGAAAAACTTGCATATATTACCTATAAACCAACCAAGCACATTGTGTGGACCACCTACATTGGCTCACAATATTGGCCCACTTTTGTTATCTCAATATTGTCCCGAGAAGAATGTCATTTTACTTTTGGATCATGGTGCATCTATATCCGAGTCTGAGCTTGCCTTGGCTCAAATGGCAACTAAAAGTATCATAGATATGCTATCTGAGACAGATAATGTTACTGTCGTTGGCCTTGCCAACATCGCTCCTCTGTTTTGTAAAGATGGCTTATTAAAGGCGacagatattaataaatttcaattagcaCGTCATATCGATGGCTTAACTAGAACAG atTCAAATCAAACGACAAatgtcaattttaaaaaattaacacagAATCTAAGAGGTGAAGtgattattatacatattaccaataaatttaaaaatacatcaaaCGTGCAAAGAATTCTTGATGTTATTTTAGAGGAGCATAAAGCTTATCTCAAAACTATACTTATTGCTTCAA aTGACCATTTGTACAACAATATTAAAGAGTTTTTAAACAGTGACAATATTATAACTCTCCCAACGCAAAATGTCTTGGGATATGAGataggaaaattattttcttgcttGCAATGTCCTGATCAGcacaaaaaagattattacatATCAGACTCATATTTTGAGCCATATAATAAGGCAATGACACTGTCTATTGGCCAGATCACAAGTACCGCTCTATTGTCCTTAGACATAAAATTGCGTGATTTCCTTGCcgatataacatattataagGCCAGTCcacacataaatattatactctTCGACAACAAAGGTGTCGTTTggatgcataaaaattttcccaGGGTTGAGATGATAATTGAGCAACCTCTCAAAGTGCATTTacaagatattgaaaatatagacaCTCGGACAGtaatgaaaatgataaatgagAATAAAGGAGACATAAATGTGAAAACAAAATTGGGTGAGCAG agACGATACAGATGGagacatttaatttatgaagaCTTAATAATCTGTTTTGTGTCCACAACTTCACGTGAGGAGAATATAACGTCTATTTCAAGGGCCACGCTTTCGACGAACATATTGCACCATCGCCTCGATCttatacatcaaaatattattgataaagaCACACTTTGCATCTATAGGAACAGGATTATAACTTtgt caacgGGAGTAGTTTATTTGTCACCATGGTGCTTTCAATCTCCAATGGAACAACTGAAATTATTGGAGACTGGTTCATCGATGACTGTACAGAGTTACATGGCGTACTTAAAAGACTTGACGGGTCTCTTGGCCAATCCTGGTTTGCATTCATCTGTAAAACCAGATGTAGCGATGTTGGCGCAActtttggaatattttaagAACCAACATACCGAGAGTtcgttaaacaaatttataataaaaag ATATGTCGTAACTGCAATCACCGGTGTACTGGAGATATTTCCAGGAATGGTATTGGATTCTGGATTTGATCCCAAGAGACGAATGTGGTACGGGAAAGCGCTGGAGCATCCTGATAAAGTAATCTTGACTCCTCCATACTTGGACGCAACTGGATCAGGCTATGTGGTCACTTTGAGTAAAATCGCTGgatatttcataaaagatCAAAGAAGTTCAGATCACGCTTTTGCCATCGTATCTATGGACGTAACGATGGGTTACGTCATGAGACTGCTGTTGGAAATGTTTCCGTTCTGTAACGAAACAACAGTAAAATGCTTTTTGATGGATGACAAAGGTTATTTAGTGACTCATCCGGCATTATTGGAGGCGTCAGGCAAGATTGAGCAACAACATTTAACACACAAAGAGCTTTTAGTGGCCAATGATATATTGAACCACGGATTATTCGTAAAAAAGAAAGTGTGCGCCAATCACTTGGACGGTACTATACAAAGATACTATCAATTTAACACGTCGCTCGACGAGGTGCTCACTAATATAGCACACGGTGAGCACTGTGTCAGATATCAGGTAGCTGCTGTGCCAGGCACCAATGTGTTCCTTGGTGTCGTCAACGTGACGACTCAATGCAATCAGCTTAGAGCCTTTTGTCCGTGCAGTACG atgGATCATTCGTGCTTGAATTGCAAGAGCATGGAACAAACCGGTTGCGAATGTCCTTGCGAATGCTCTTTGTACTCTTCCAGCTGCACACAGCAGAATACCGACAATCTAAAATCTTGCGCGCCTCTGTACGAGCAGGGGTCGAGTCTGCAAACGCCGTGGATACAACCGACGAACTTAAAATCATGCCCGTCTATCGATTGCAAATCGTACACGACGAAGAgagattgtttaggcatcgcAGATTGTCAATGGTGTCACATCGACACCGACGGGGAGACACCTTTGCAACATCCGTTCTGTTCCGACGTGTCCGTGTGCTTCAAGGGAATCTTCGGATCTTTGATACCTTTCAATGACGGTAGTTAta ATTCACAATCGATGGACGAAATTGCGGCACAAGAGTGGCCGTCGGTTGGACCAGTGGCCGGTGGAATCCTCGCGTTGGTTTTATTCCTAGTCGGCGTTCTATTCTGCTACAGATTACGATCGATGCATTCAGGCTTGGAGCATCAGTGTTTGCATCTCCGTACTTCGCCCGACACGTTGCGTATGACGCACGTCGACGGTGATCCGGATCCAGCCGAGCTGGATCAAACGAAAAACAATTTGGATTGCCTCGTGAGAGACAATCTCGCGCCCATATCTCCGTATAGGGTATCCAGCAACTACAGAAGACCGCCCGGTGGGGATAGTGATCACGGATACAGCACGATGACGCCCCACGACGACTCCGAGCAGCAGACAATCGCTTCCGAGCCTCTGCTAGTCGTCGGCAATAATGTCGAGTCGGATTTAAACAAACAATCCGGCATTGGAGTGCCTTCTCCCATAACGTACTTAGGATCGCCGCATCATGTCTTAGCGCCTGTGACTGTCCATCGCGATATGGAAACGAATTACTGTTAG